The Culex quinquefasciatus strain JHB chromosome 2, VPISU_Cqui_1.0_pri_paternal, whole genome shotgun sequence genome contains the following window.
atcaaaaagtggtcaaagacaaacttgtaggaaattggacgggctttctgaaaaaaaactaacttgatccacctatgtggtttgagccttcctcacttaatACCaaaaatggctgatatgatggaattgtacaaaaatttcatctgtttttaagatccggaataaaaaagtacataaatatcacttaagtggccatatctcgagacagggttgccagatctttaatgttttagactcgttggaaaggtcttttgataacccaaccaacgatgggtcggatggtggatccgaacatagtttacatacatttaagtgagatccggcatccaaaaagttcatcattatcacttaagtgggcatatctcgagacagggttgccagatcttcaatgttttaggctcgtttgAAAgttcttctgataacctaaccaacgatgggttggatggtggatccggacatagtttacatacattttagtgagatccggcatccaaaaagtacatcaatatcacttaagtgggcatatctcgatacagggttgccaaatcttcaatgttttaggctcgttggaaagaacttctgataacctaaccaacgatgggttggatggtggatccggacgtagtttacatatatttaagtgagatccggcatccaaaaagtacataaatatcacttaagtggacatatctggggacagggttgccagatcttcaatgttttgaactcgttggaaaggtcttttgataacctaatcaaagatgggtcggatggtggatccggacatagtttacatacatttaagtgagatccggcttccaaaaagtacatcaatatcacttaagtcgggatatctcgagacagggttgccagatcatcaatgttttgaactcgttggaaaggttttttaataacctaaccaacgatgggttggatggtggatccggacatagtttacatacatttaagtgagatccggcttcaaaaaagtacatcaatatcacttaagtggccatatctcgagacagggttgccagatcttcaatgttttaggctcattggaaaggtcttctgataacctaaccaacgatgggtcgggtggtggacccagacatagtttacatacatttaagtgagatccggatatatgtgaaaacacatttttatacataacttttgaactacttatcgaaacttcaatctgtataaaactcgatctatgggaccctaaaccaagtcaaatgcaacaggttcgggtcaaatcggttaagccaatgccgagaaacatgagctagtttgttggtcacatacatacatacacacacacatacacacacacatacacacacacatacacacagacatttgttcagttttcgattctgagtcgataggtatacatgaaggtgggtctacgacgtttatatgcaaagttcatttttagagcaggattatagccttacctcagtgaggaaggcaaaatacactgaaacaaaaatacacgccacatctatgagattttttgaattttaagtctaaaacttaaattcaaaggtgatgttacgattttttttcgttcaaaatttttgaggttatagcctaaaatataaccaaaagactgacgaaaaatacaggatggtatgtctctcctaataatatacaaaaatcatttcctaaaactgtttttttgaaaagtggtctaaacgtcaaaatttttgaaaaccggtagtggaaatcgattctccagacaattttacataaaagtctccacattgaccattgtcctatgtccaatctttgggaagatacagcggttttaaaaattaaaatgttgaaaatacgggtttttcgtggtttttggcaatttctatatgacagacttggtttttcagtctcgcaaatatttttaccggaaagctcacccaatttcccataagtttgcttttgacagctttttgatttatatcgtttttatatttacgtaatcaaatttactatcctggtttttaccacactgaaaagaatattctcttttcagttataagcaatgtaaatTTTGATCCTACTTTTCAGGTGCTCCCAAAATAGAATTTAATTGATGTTTACAGAAGCTCTCTCTACTAACAACTGAGCTTCATTGCGGGTTTGCCCAAGACCTAACAGCGCTTCGAAATCAGTGCTTGTAATGTACTTCTTTGGGAAATTTCTGTCcccaaaaaaagaacacaatcgCTCGTTCGTTCGGTAGGCCGCAAGCTTATCGGAATTGCATCGTTTTCTCCCTGTTGACATGACGTATTGGTTCTGACGATGATGGTGGGTAAGGTGAAGGGGACGTCGATCGGCTCCAGGTGTAATAAATCACGGCCGCGGTCAATGTTTTTCGGATTTTACAGAAAACCCCAAAAAGAATACACGAACACAAACGGGCATCGGGTTATCGCTCGCGGGTCGGTAGATAAGACCCCCTTATAAATAATAGACCTTGTGGACGGCGTTGACCTAGACGATTGGAGGAGCCCAACCGAGTCGGAAATCATGTTTCGTTTGAGTCTGCTGTTTGTGGTCGCGTGTGCCGTGGCCGTCCTGGGCGGTTGTAAGTATTCTCGTCTTGTTGGTTGAGATTGAGCTGAGTGTTGATTCCTGGTGGAACTTTTTGCAGCGCTGCCCGCGGAGTACCTTGAGTGGGAGGGACGCATCGTCGGCGGTTCGAACGCTGGTTCCGGCCAGTTCCCGTACCAGGTTTCGCTGCGATCGGGTGCCAACGCTCACTTCTGCGGAGGATCGGTCATCAACAACCGGTATGCCCTGTCGGCGGCTCACTGCACCGTTGGACGTACCACGGCCAACACTCGCGTCGTCGTCGGAACTCACCTGCTGAACAGCGGTGGTATCTCACACCAGGTTCAGCGTATCGTGAACCACGGTTCGTACAACGCCAACACCCTGGCCAACGACGTGTCTCTCGTGCAGACCGCTTCCGTGATCACCTTCACCAACCTGGTTCAGCCGATCGGTCTGTCTGCCACCTTCATCAACACCGCTAGCGGAGCTCTGGCCTCCGGTTGGGGTCAGCTGGGTGCCAACGCCGGAATCCCGAACAACCTGCAGTGGCTGAGCACGAACATCATCACGCTGGCCGATTGCCGCAACCGTCACTCGGTGGCCAACGCTGCCCGTGTCTTTGACCACAAGATCTGTACGCTGAGCCCGGCCGGCCAGGGAATGTGCATGGGAGATTCCGGCGGTCCGCTGGTCCATGGTGGACAGCAGCAGGGTATCGTTTCGTGGGGTATCCCCTGCGGACTCGGCGCTCCGGATGTGTTCGACCGCGTGTCGTCGCACCGTGCCTGGATTCTGGCCAACGCTGTCTAAATCGGAATGAGTTTAGGTCTTTCGCAATAAagtgatacaatttttgttttatgaaaaatgtttagaatcAATTTAATGATCACAGTTCAATTTTTCAGATCGCCGATTCAAGTTAAATTCAACAGTTTACAATTCGGAACCTAAACTTTTTCAGTTTAACAATCCAAGTTAAAAATCTAGTTAAGCACCATCcacccttgtttttttttaaatccgcacattttgacagtttggcagtttACCTGCTTTTTTGCCTGCATGCAATTTgagttgtttgcgagtttggcaaactgtcaaacacgaaaaagtgcgagtttgtttgtcgcAGTCTAATACCTCATTGAGAAAACTATGTATAAAaccataaaactttaaaaatggaagaaaattatttcaaaagagCTGATTATCGAATTTATTTCAACGCTCCCGTTTATGGATTTTGTCAACGCAGCCTGAAACTTAATCAACGAAACCCGAATTTCAACCAAGCGATGCGGCCACCATCACGGCTATGCTTTTCAAGGAAATTCAATTAATGTCACCAGAAAATGGCCATCAACACGTTAACCAAAAAAGGCTTTCCCTTTACCCTCACTGCGTAATCATCCGCACAAACTCCCCGTAGTCAATCTGGCCATCACTGTTGACGTCCGCCTCACGCAGCAACTCCTCCAGCTCCTCTTCGGTCAACTGCTCCCCAAACGACCTCAACGCGACCCGTAGCTCTTCCGCCGAAATCCGCCCATTCCCGTCCCGATCGAAGATCCGAAAAGCCTCCTGCAGCTGGTCCTCGTTGTTAAAGTCCTTCAACCGGACCGTCATCATGGCCACAAAGTCCCCGAACCGGATGCGGCCCTCGTCGTCGGTGCGGACCTCCTTCAGCAGTTCCTCGACTTCGGCGTCCGAGACGTTCTTGCCGAGGGCCCGCAGCACGGTGGACAGTTCCGAGCCGGAAATCGTTCCGTCGCCGTTGGTGTCGAACAGGGTGAACGCTTCGCGCAGTTCTTCGATTTGCTCCTTGGTCAGGGGGTCCGCGGTGGGTTTGGGGTGGCGGGAAGACGATGACATTGTGGGGACAGTTACTAGTGACTTAGACAGTTACAGTTACTTAGACTGCTAGGATTTCacaaataaatttgatatttatttatttttattacaaatttctttggcaaacttaaaaaaaatcgtaaatcaaTCGAGGAGCAAAAAATTGACGCTGAAACTTAGATTTCTAATTTAATAACTTGTAAAATTCATTGTTAACTAttcaaattaaactaaatattgtatatttttgtattttttttaactaacagGACACTTCTagacttttaacaattttaaatttttagaccaCAGATCGGAATACGACATAAAACATTgggtaaaaaaaattctcataaCTTCATTTTCATATTATAAAAATCCTGGGTAGTAGCATAACTGTCATAAAGTATAAATCATTTTGTGTtaatttgtgtcaaaaaaaaatgatttttaaatattttttttgtttttgtaaaattttgggtttatttaatttttgttttttttaggattgatttttaattattatttgcaaatatttcttgaattttatgtttcttCTGAGGGGGTgagcaataaataataaaaaacaaaatttaattaccGGTGCCATATATTggaatcacacaaaaaaaatgtttttaagtgagcccaaacatgctaaaagctAGATAGAGAAAGCATTTCAATTGGTTTCAGTCgataaaaattctttttttattgttcgtGCCCTTTAGTGGGGTGATAAAAACTAtgataaatgtttgcaacggatactttttaaaacatttgttttgcatttaaaaatttttgaatttttaaattttaaatttttttttttgatttgaatttccaaatcgaaatggtaaaatttttgaattttgaattttcgtttcaTTATTATGAATTtcgtttctatttttctatctGAGGTTTTAAAATATTCCGATtgtcaaatcaaaatattgaaatcataataaaatttaaaatttgtaaatatatgaataaaaatttaagaacattttttttagaatttcagttATTAGATAAATTTATCGCTGAattttccaactattttttaaaggaatttttgattttttatcatcaATTCTCATCATTCTGCGTGTATCCtccagagcaagcagcagttaagtgctcagtgctctagaagttttttcgaattttccgccgcaatcgaccgtgattacccgcgagtttgctccaccagcatgccgaaggccggccgtggccgtggcagttcgagtgcggcctcgaaaaacccgcgaagttcgtctaccggccgagtgcaaaaaggtaaacaaaacaacgccgccgcgtcgtctgccatcgcgcaggggagcgtgtgcGCTGATGGTTTCAATCCGGAGTTATTGCACGCTAATTACCgtgtccaggatcgcagccctataagaagcagactccgctcaggtacttccggcaatctgtcgaccggtggcgcatcaacatccgccaacattcccaccagtaacaagttcgcgaggctgagtgacgaggaaaccaacaacaacaacaccgacggtagcagcactaccgacgacgacgacgatgatagacgtgcacgcaaaaaaggtagtacgacaaaaaaagataattctccgaaggaacgaagaccacctccaatttttgttttggatacgttggcggacgatgttgacgagttgctggaaggcctccaatatagtctgaaaattggaaaatcgaaagtacaagtgattactttcaacaaaaagaatttcgacctggtggtgaaagaactgaagtgtagcaacttcaagttctacacattcgatccagttgagaagaccgcggttaaggtagtcctgcagggctaccaagaccgcccaatcgccgacctgaaggaacacctctcgggtgccggaataacgccacgggagataaaagtgctctcgcgcaagacaacagtcacaggtacgcacactctgtacctgttgtacttcgaccgcggcaccgtcaaaatccaagacctgcgacggactaaggcgttggacggtttttgggtaaactggcggttttactccaaaaacccaatggacgtagcgcaatgccaccgttgccagaagttcggccacggctcgcggaactgcaacctccgccccgctgcgtgaagtgcggtgaaacacacctctcggagaagtgtgcactgccgtgcaaggcggacttggggacaaggcagagcacaccaaggcgcgcatcaagtgcgccaactgtgacggcaaccataccggtaattaccgcggatgcgtcgcgcgcaaggcgtacctcgaggagcaggaaaagaggaagaagaaagcagcagcatcccacccTTCTCAGCGGAATTCGAGCGcaaccgttcctgcagctggacagcgtacggttccagcggacaactcagcgttccctcctggatgggggcgatcgttcgccagcgtggtcgctgccggtagcggcgatgcggcccagcaagaggttaccggagaagatctcttcaccttgccggagttttttgctctagctggtgagatgatgacgcggttccggacctgccgtaacaaggcggagcaatttctggccctcggggagctaatgattaagcacatctacaatagataaaatatactgtgatctagtttaagctttttctatttctatcccctttcttttgcaatttcagtaagtttttttctaaattttttcttacttttggtaatctcttagtcataagcaataatcgttccaaaatggattgagatttaacatacagctgaaaggaactccaaaactctgttatgttaTAGCCCGCCAGCCTATCGAACTCCCCTATGGTTAAGTGAGATGGCTTAAGCGCCACTCCCGAAGGAGACCATCCACCTGTTTGTCGGTTTGCCCAGCCGTAGAGACCTCTCGAGGGGGGGTTCAGTAATCCCGTTTCGGGACAGGGAGTTCTGTGGGGGTGTAAAACGCGTCGGAGGTACTCCGACTAGCGTACCCAAGCCACTACCCAGGAAGGGTAGCTGAAAAAGAAACCGGAAACGGACTGGAGACCTCAGGGCGTGATTCATCACCTGCGGCCTTCAACAGTCTACCTGAACCAGATCTGCAAGAAAAATAGCCAATGGTCCAAGGGATTCGGAGCCCTGTCTCCAgtagaaaaataaagtaaaatagaaTATTGAAAGAAAATCTACATTTATTTAAACGGTCGCGACCAAAACATGAGTCGACTCTTTCGGTCACCCTAGCATAAGTGTTTTATAGCTACTGTGTGTTTAGGTTAAGTgcagcaggaaaaacatttgtAGTGTTTTGTGTTCGTTTATTTTACAGTGAGTCATTCATGTTTACGTACGTACGTTTGTGTTTGCCGGCGATCCTCCCCTCTTCCTTTCCCTGAGATCCTGTTACTTCAGTTCAGATTCTACCGTGTGTTTGTCTTCCTTCTTCTCTCTTCTTCTTCCGGTTTAGGTGTGTGTGCTATGTGCGTTTTATGTGTTCATTTTAGGCGAGTCGGAACAGTCTCGACAGACGCGGCGCCGCGCTACTAGTTGGTAAGGTTGGTAGCGGgcgaaaagtgtgccatggactTATCACTTAAAGCATGCTTTACTCACGGTTTGCGTTCGCTGTCGACGATCACGTGGTCGTCTCGATACCTGTTCTGCTGCTGCGGGTCGGTTTCGAAGAAACTCGGTGGTTTGGTCGGTTGGTGTTCTTGCTGCGGACGTCTACGACGTCatcacttgctgctgctgctgttgctgctctcCGGTTAGCACCGGACGGGACTCGAGCACGTGGTTGGTCGCACCTGCGAGGGAACCTCGACGACCTACTTTTgaagatctgctgctgctgctcggctgGAACGCTGGTTAGCTGATTGTTGGTTGCCGGTTCGCGTGTCCGCCTTCGAGGCCGGACTTCTCTCCCTCTTCACTCACGTGGTTTCCTAACCTTTCAGGTTAGGTTGATGGCGGTTGGTGATCGCGATGGCGGATGCTGATCGCGATGGCGGTTAGTTCAAGGACGCTGCGGTGACGGTTGCTGCTGTCCTGTTACGGCGTGGCCGTACAGTTCCGCTGCCGAGCGCGGTTTGGCGAGCGCTGGCCTTCGGCGGCGTGGGCGTTGCGGCCGGTTCGAAGCGGTAGCTGGTCCCCGGTAGATCGTGGCCGTCTTTGACGAGCGTGGCGGTGTCGCAGAACTGACACGGGACACGGAATCACGGGTTAGCGCACGTTAAGCCACGAGGTGGTCGGGTTCCGGACTTACCAGGAATTCTGGAACGCACATGCACGCAGGcttacacacacgcacacgacaCGGCACTAGCACAATCTACTAATCTCGCTAAACTAGCTAACAGGGAAAGGACAGAGAAACACATTACACTAGAGATAACCTAAAAAGACAAACTCATGGAAAGCTAGAACCTACAATTTAATCACGAGACGCGCACAATCGAGGGCCACTGGTGCCTCTTCCGCGGAACTGATAAAAGTGAACCATTGGGCGCGTCATCAGAACGCCGAGACTTATGAGAGGCTTCAGTTCCGAATTCCGTTCCCTCTCACGGTTACCAACCCTGGACAATAGCTTGTCATTCCCCTAGACAGCTTTATCACCTCCACGATCTCATCACCCCCGAtccgcgaaaacgcgaaactctTCGCGAGATTCGTACAGCTGGCTCTCCCCGATCTCCTGTGCTGGCTCACCTCAAGAGCGGAGATTAAACCACTCGGCCATCTGGTTGAACGGAAAGCTTTTGGGATAACTGGCGCAAAAGGTACTCGGCATTTGAGTGGCCAAAGGAATGAGCAAAGGTCACTCAGTAAGAAAGCTCTACTCTGCGGCGTGTACGTTTAATACAGTTTAGGTATTTCTACATCCCAATCATACCGACTGTACTTTTACTCCCTATGTACTCGTTACAATGTACTGCGAATGAACTaattgtaacatgattattcactaataaaaccgaattgaattgaattgaattatcaTCAATTCTATATTcattaattgattttatttgaattttgaatttataaattttagtttttttttttgtttttttttattaagaatttttcaatgttaaaatattgaacattggatattttcaaatttagaatattaaagaaaacaattttaagattttagttGAAATTTAGCAAGGCCattggaaatttggtttcaagTTTGTAAACGATTCAGAAAACATTGTTTGATGCTTATTTACATCAATTCAATCTGTTTTCTTAGTAAAGAATCAAGTCAcaatgttgttttatttttttaaatgaattgagTTTTGGAGTTTTCAACTATGACATGCTTTATAGTTTATTTTAATGTAATTGGATATATAttggatatatttttaaatttttctaaccAATAATTTTCGTGGCGTCGCGAGTTTAAAAATTAGGAAATGAGGAAATGATGCACttagaaaatctttttttttttttgataatttttattttagaaggAGATACAGCCTTCTCAAGCAGTCCgatcaacaaaaatcaaaaaagaaaaatatcggaaactttgcatttaaacgcaacttttcatttttctcaaaatcaagcaaaaatctaaaaaattaaaagcgtataaaatcaaataaaatttttataaaaattaagtaCAATTATATTTTTCTTTAGCCTTAATCATAACGACCCCACTTTTTcccaagacatcaaatcgatcagaatatCTCTTTATAACTATTTTGTTTTACCAGCCCGCAAAATTAAATGGGGCCCTGTAtggaaaaacttattttgctaaatggcttcttttgatacAGGAAATGCAtagacaaaatttcatttaagtaaaaaaaaaaacaatttataaaatcgtttttttttttttgtgaatattctaatattttcaatgacattgaaaattgacaaaattgatcatgaaaatcaaaaataatgtttgctaTTAAAGCTATTCAGACAACATTCAAACGAacttttttaagtaattttaaaatttgataaactttgtataaagctgtgaaaaaaaagagttttataGATTAAAACTCTTGCaggatttatttaaattttattccgaTGAATCCAGAAAGGTACATTTCCCACCAAACAACACCGCACAACACCTGTGCCGGGGCTGCTGCTAAGCGAGAATTAATTGGCAAACTCTGACGTGGCATACTAATTCCCAGTCAGTGTCATTAGTTTTGATACAATTTGCGAAGCAAAACAATTCCCGGTATAAGGCTCCGCTGATGGCTGCTTGGTCTGTGTAAAACACCCGACGAGTGACGTGAAAGCAAAAAGCTCATTTCACCGGAGGCTCCATCAGGCTCAACGTTACAAAGCGGGGCCTTTTGCTCTCAGAGGGAGATGATGGAAATGATGCATCATGGATTTGCAAGGGTTGAGGGTGGTGGTGGGTAGAGGAGTTTGTGTTTGAGCTAAAGCTTTATCTAAATTTGCGTGGGAGAGACCCGTTTGTTCTGCACACACCCACCAGAACCTTGGAGGCATCTGGATCACGAGCGCACACACATTGGCAGCCAGCAGCAGGTGTGCTATCAATGTTGTTTCCGGTTGTTGTTCTTGCAACGGTTTATGCCACCCAACGCCTGTTTTGGGGGCTTCTCAACAGGTTGAGCACGATtaaattgagatttgttttcGCAATTGACTTGCAATACTAACATTCCCACCCTTCATACTAACATTTTGAAGATTGAATAAATTTCGGCAAGGCAGGCACCGTTAATGGTCAGAACTAAAGTACTGGCTTCTAacaatgaaatttgaaaacagtTGGGTGGGAATGTTAGTATCGCAAGTTCTTAACATTTCTCTTACAAATAGAATCGTGTCCACTTTCATTTCCCCTCGAGCATGATTTCACCAGGTGTACCAACGTGTCATGTGAGACGGGATTACTACGGCTGAACCGGGCACCGGCGCTCATCGGTGCATCACAATATTTCGAGCCGAACGAGTTTCATCACTTTTCCATTTCCGGTACTGTGAAGAGATTAATTCCGGAAAGTAATGCAATTATCTTCACCTTTTTTCCATTGCCgaatgaatctttttttttgtaagactCAATATCATCAGGGTTTTTATTCTCATATTGAACATCCTTCCAAGTTATAAGTTTTTTAGCTTTCACTTAACCACAGGAGAGAAGAGCGACCCGGTCTCTAATTTCCCCATCTTATTATTTCCCTTTTTATCACTACAAGTTGGAtttccaaaataagtatttaatGTCGAGATGGATCACAAACGGTCTTAGACGTCAACTGACACcgcaaaggaaaaaaataagtatttaatGCAACACGCTGTGAAACAGGATTTTTATAAACACACACGAGGTTTACaaagttgaataaatacgacgagtgctgaaaaaatcatgttttgcaacttGTGTGTTTTTGAGTGGAATTATATGTCAAATGTTCATAATACATGATACAAACAAAcaatcaaatgttaaaaatcaaaaaaataacaagtggtgaaaagttaaactttttagcatctattttgaaaagtgtaactacacccagaactgggcagtggcatacgagaggataaagagcacgattcggtagtaaaatggtactgtgtgtggACGGAGAttataaatcccgaaattaccgagagtacttcaCGCATGGGTTCATCTGTCAAAAAAAGAGTACCggcaccgagactcgaaccaaagaccttcggcatattaaaccgtgcctttgccgtatgggccaccatggttcggtgactaagtggcggtcatttgtccatataagccactcaataggatgaactgtttgaaagaacgaatgaacacgcgagaggaccaTACTCTCgtaaaatagcactttcctcacgtttcttttcgtgaggactatcctctcgttctttaactgtAGGTGTAttagaatatgtttttttttgtgcagaaaagtaggcttttcatcgtttaagaatgacaggaaaagtaagtagtttcacgacagaattgcaaaaaacattttttgacattaaatttcAGAAATCCTCCCTTGAAT
Protein-coding sequences here:
- the LOC6044046 gene encoding chymotrypsin-2 yields the protein MFRLSLLFVVACAVAVLGGSLPAEYLEWEGRIVGGSNAGSGQFPYQVSLRSGANAHFCGGSVINNRYALSAAHCTVGRTTANTRVVVGTHLLNSGGISHQVQRIVNHGSYNANTLANDVSLVQTASVITFTNLVQPIGLSATFINTASGALASGWGQLGANAGIPNNLQWLSTNIITLADCRNRHSVANAARVFDHKICTLSPAGQGMCMGDSGGPLVHGGQQQGIVSWGIPCGLGAPDVFDRVSSHRAWILANAV
- the LOC6044045 gene encoding calmodulin-A — translated: MSSSSRHPKPTADPLTKEQIEELREAFTLFDTNGDGTISGSELSTVLRALGKNVSDAEVEELLKEVRTDDEGRIRFGDFVAMMTVRLKDFNNEDQLQEAFRIFDRDGNGRISAEELRVALRSFGEQLTEEELEELLREADVNSDGQIDYGEFVRMITQ